One genomic region from Jilunia laotingensis encodes:
- a CDS encoding hybrid sensor histidine kinase/response regulator codes for MTPSRFTKFKIAAGYSLLLAILFFSLIFVRREMDTLAASDDQQNLMTDSLLILLREKDRNTIQMLRVLSEANDSLLSAREIEEIIAEQDSVVTQQRVQHRVITKRDSLITKPKKKGFFKRLAEAFVPSKQDTAVLVNTSLEFATDTILEAYNPADSLHQKLRAASEQKKARKKTVIRHRNTQFRRLDTQLTARIDSLVKSYELNEMQRAQDEAEKAQDIRQRSAQTIGGIAIGAVLLSAFFLLLIWRDITRSNRYRHQLEEANQRAQELLEAREKLMLAITHDFKAPLGSIIGYTDLLTRLTGDERQRFYLDNMKSSSQHLLRLVSDLLDFHRLDLNKAEIHRVTFNPSQLFEEIRVSFEPLTSHKGLALCCEIDSSLDGRFVSDPLRIRQIVNNLLSNAVKFTSEGSITIVASYNSSSMRIDVKDTGKGMAPEDQERIFQEFTRLPGAQGEEGFGLGLSIVHKLVVLLEGNIHVHSVLEEGSTFTVVLPLFPVGGQEYISGKGSSSESKRDRAENKVDASTEDMKVSYPIRVLLIDDDKIQLTLTAAMLQQHGIDAVCCEQLDELTEYLREDHFDVLLTDVQMPAINGFDLLKLLRASNIPQAKTIPVIAVTARSDMDEPAFIEYGFAGCLHKPFTVAELIEKVGVGDNYHPVSIQCNDTRVPRLAAFDFKSLIAFSEDDPDASRSILSSFVEETGKNINRMEHSLQMEDSEVIAGLAHKLLPLFTMMGASQIVLLLTKLEGCRGKVWSDEVKQTTMTVLPLLRQVVEEAGKYLATL; via the coding sequence ATGACTCCTTCCCGTTTTACCAAGTTCAAGATAGCGGCTGGATATTCTCTTTTGTTAGCTATTCTTTTCTTCTCCCTCATATTTGTACGTAGGGAAATGGATACACTTGCTGCTTCCGATGACCAACAGAATCTGATGACAGATAGCTTGTTGATCCTCCTCCGCGAAAAGGATCGTAATACGATTCAAATGTTGCGTGTACTGAGTGAGGCGAACGATAGTCTTCTTTCTGCAAGGGAAATAGAAGAGATCATTGCCGAACAAGATTCTGTTGTTACTCAGCAACGTGTTCAGCATCGGGTAATTACGAAACGGGATTCGTTGATTACCAAACCCAAGAAGAAAGGCTTCTTCAAACGGTTGGCCGAAGCTTTTGTCCCTTCTAAACAAGATACGGCAGTCTTGGTCAATACTTCGTTGGAATTTGCCACCGATACCATTCTTGAAGCTTATAATCCAGCCGATTCCTTACATCAGAAGCTTCGGGCTGCCAGTGAACAGAAAAAAGCACGTAAGAAAACGGTTATTCGGCACAGAAATACACAGTTCCGTCGATTGGATACACAGTTGACAGCCCGAATCGACAGTCTGGTGAAAAGTTATGAATTAAATGAGATGCAGCGGGCTCAGGATGAAGCGGAAAAGGCACAGGACATCCGGCAGCGATCCGCCCAAACCATTGGAGGCATAGCGATTGGTGCTGTGTTATTATCTGCTTTTTTCTTGTTGCTGATTTGGAGAGATATAACTCGTAGTAACCGGTATCGACATCAATTGGAAGAGGCCAACCAGCGTGCGCAGGAACTTCTTGAAGCCCGTGAAAAGCTGATGCTTGCTATTACCCACGATTTTAAGGCACCTCTCGGTTCTATCATTGGGTATACAGATCTGCTGACCCGGCTCACTGGAGATGAACGTCAGCGATTCTATCTTGATAACATGAAAAGCTCTTCACAACATTTATTGAGGTTGGTGAGCGATTTGCTTGATTTTCACCGCCTCGATCTTAATAAGGCTGAAATACATCGGGTAACTTTCAACCCTTCACAACTTTTTGAAGAAATCCGGGTCAGTTTCGAACCCCTCACATCTCATAAAGGTCTTGCACTTTGTTGTGAGATAGATTCCTCATTGGATGGGCGTTTTGTTAGTGATCCGCTCCGTATCCGCCAGATTGTGAATAACCTTTTATCCAATGCCGTAAAATTCACGTCTGAAGGTTCTATAACCATTGTTGCTAGTTATAATTCTTCCAGTATGCGTATTGATGTCAAAGATACGGGAAAGGGAATGGCACCGGAGGATCAAGAACGTATCTTTCAGGAATTCACGCGCCTTCCGGGTGCCCAGGGCGAAGAAGGGTTTGGCTTGGGACTATCGATAGTGCATAAATTAGTTGTATTGCTTGAAGGAAATATTCATGTGCATAGTGTATTGGAGGAAGGAAGTACTTTTACGGTCGTTTTACCGCTTTTCCCAGTGGGCGGGCAAGAATATATCTCCGGGAAAGGGTCAAGTTCTGAGTCCAAGCGAGATCGGGCTGAGAACAAGGTTGATGCATCGACAGAAGATATGAAAGTATCGTATCCTATACGGGTTCTTCTGATCGATGATGACAAGATTCAACTAACCCTTACGGCTGCCATGCTTCAACAACATGGAATTGATGCAGTTTGTTGTGAACAGTTGGACGAGTTGACAGAATATCTTCGTGAAGATCATTTCGATGTTTTGCTTACAGATGTGCAGATGCCAGCCATTAACGGATTCGATCTGCTTAAATTGCTTCGCGCTTCCAATATTCCTCAGGCTAAGACGATCCCGGTGATTGCCGTTACTGCTCGTAGTGATATGGATGAACCGGCTTTTATTGAATATGGTTTTGCCGGTTGTTTGCACAAACCTTTTACGGTGGCGGAACTTATTGAAAAGGTAGGGGTTGGAGATAACTACCATCCTGTTTCTATACAATGTAATGATACAAGAGTCCCCCGTTTGGCAGCATTTGACTTTAAGTCACTGATTGCTTTTTCGGAGGATGATCCGGATGCGTCGCGTTCCATTCTATCCAGTTTTGTTGAGGAAACGGGGAAAAATATAAATCGGATGGAACACTCTTTGCAGATGGAAGATTCGGAGGTGATTGCCGGTTTGGCCCATAAACTTCTTCCGCTTTTCACAATGATGGGAGCGTCACAAATTGTTTTATTACTAACCAAACTTGAAGGTTGCCGTGGAAAAGTTTGGTCTGATGAGGTAAAGCAGACCACAATGACGGTTTTACCTCTTTTGAGACAGGTCGTTGAAGAAGCAGGAAAGTATTTAGCTACTCTATAA
- a CDS encoding peptidylprolyl isomerase, with translation MKRNLLILLTVLAYVGMASCKSGQKKDSDMENQKETMLKIETTLGDIKVKLYNETPKHRDNFIKLAKEGMYDGTLFHRVIKDFMVQAGDPDSKNAPKGKMLGAGDVGYTIPAEIVYPKYFHKRGALSAARQGDNVNPKKESSGCQFYIVTGKVYNDSTLLNMEKQMNENKLTTLFNALAQKHMKEIYKMRKENNEEGLYDLQEKLFAQAQEEAAKQPEFRFTKEQVEAYTTVGGTPHLDGEYTVFGEVVEGMDIVDKIQNVKTDRNDRPEEDVKIIKVEVEK, from the coding sequence ATGAAGAGGAATTTATTAATACTATTAACCGTGCTGGCTTACGTGGGTATGGCTTCTTGTAAGTCAGGACAAAAGAAAGATTCAGATATGGAAAATCAGAAAGAAACAATGTTGAAAATTGAAACGACGCTTGGTGATATCAAAGTCAAGTTGTATAATGAAACACCGAAGCATCGGGATAATTTTATTAAGCTGGCAAAGGAAGGAATGTATGACGGTACGTTGTTTCATCGTGTCATAAAGGATTTCATGGTTCAGGCCGGTGATCCCGATTCAAAAAATGCACCGAAAGGCAAGATGCTGGGTGCCGGTGACGTAGGTTATACGATTCCGGCAGAGATTGTTTATCCGAAGTATTTCCATAAGAGAGGAGCATTGTCGGCTGCCCGTCAGGGAGATAATGTGAATCCGAAGAAAGAGTCCTCCGGCTGTCAGTTCTATATCGTAACCGGAAAGGTGTATAATGATTCTACTTTACTTAATATGGAGAAACAGATGAACGAAAACAAACTGACGACTCTCTTCAATGCATTGGCTCAAAAACATATGAAGGAAATCTATAAGATGCGCAAGGAGAACAATGAAGAAGGATTGTACGATTTGCAGGAAAAATTGTTTGCGCAGGCGCAAGAAGAGGCAGCCAAGCAGCCGGAGTTCCGTTTCACCAAAGAGCAGGTAGAGGCATATACCACAGTAGGAGGCACGCCACATTTGGATGGTGAATATACTGTATTTGGCGAGGTTGTAGAAGGTATGGACATCGTTGATAAGATACAGAATGTGAAAACAGACCGTAACGACCGTCCCGAAGAAGATGTGAAGATCATTAAAGTCGAAGTGGAGAAGTGA
- a CDS encoding sigma-54-dependent transcriptional regulator yields the protein MMKSILIIEDDITYGMMLKTWLGKKGFEVSSESNIARAKKHIDTEMPDLILSDLRLPDQDGIHLLSWMNERGMDIPLIIMTGYADIQTAVQAIKLGARDYIAKPVNPEELLKKISEALQNKEGHAAVPSKPNSNKMTPSPLKVSNSPTDNPAYLEGESDAAKQLYNYVGLVAPTNMSVLINGASGTGKEYVAHRIHQLSKRADKPFIAIDCGSIPKELAASEFFGHIKGSFTGALTDKTGAFVAANGGTIFLDEIGNLSYEVQIQLLRALQERRIRPVGSTQEITVDIRLVSATNENLEQAIEKGTFREDLYHRINEFTLRMPTLKERGEDILLFANFFLDQANKELDKQLIGFDAKASRLLLDYHWPGNLRQMKNIIKRATLLAQGSFITPMELGSELSETPVPSNNMALKNEEIEKEHILEALRQTGNNKSKAAQLLNIDRKTLYNKLKLYGIEL from the coding sequence ATCATGAAATCTATACTGATAATCGAAGACGATATTACCTACGGCATGATGTTGAAAACATGGTTAGGAAAGAAAGGTTTTGAAGTATCCTCGGAAAGTAACATAGCCCGGGCGAAGAAACATATCGACACGGAAATGCCTGACCTGATCCTTTCCGACCTTCGATTGCCCGACCAGGACGGAATCCACTTGCTGTCGTGGATGAACGAACGTGGTATGGATATTCCTTTGATCATAATGACCGGATACGCAGATATTCAAACGGCCGTACAAGCCATCAAACTGGGTGCCCGTGATTACATTGCCAAACCGGTTAACCCGGAAGAACTTCTTAAGAAAATATCCGAAGCTTTACAGAACAAAGAAGGTCATGCAGCCGTTCCCAGCAAACCAAACTCAAATAAAATGACTCCTTCACCACTTAAAGTTTCAAACTCGCCAACAGACAATCCTGCGTATTTGGAAGGTGAAAGTGATGCAGCCAAGCAACTCTATAATTATGTCGGATTGGTAGCTCCGACAAATATGTCCGTACTGATCAACGGTGCGAGTGGAACAGGAAAAGAGTATGTAGCCCACCGTATCCATCAGCTAAGTAAGCGCGCGGACAAGCCCTTTATCGCCATCGACTGCGGCTCCATTCCAAAAGAACTGGCAGCTTCCGAATTCTTCGGTCACATCAAAGGCTCATTTACGGGGGCACTGACTGATAAAACGGGGGCCTTCGTTGCAGCCAACGGAGGCACGATCTTTTTGGATGAGATAGGGAACCTCAGTTATGAAGTGCAGATACAACTTCTCCGTGCCTTACAGGAACGAAGAATACGCCCTGTTGGTTCCACACAAGAGATCACTGTTGACATACGTCTTGTGTCCGCTACCAATGAGAATCTGGAACAAGCCATCGAAAAAGGAACTTTCCGTGAAGACCTCTACCATCGTATCAATGAGTTTACGCTACGTATGCCCACCTTAAAAGAACGCGGAGAGGACATTCTACTCTTTGCCAACTTCTTTCTAGACCAAGCAAACAAGGAGTTGGATAAACAATTAATAGGTTTTGATGCAAAAGCTTCCCGACTGTTACTTGACTATCATTGGCCGGGCAACCTCCGGCAAATGAAAAATATCATTAAACGTGCCACACTCCTTGCCCAAGGCAGTTTTATCACTCCAATGGAGTTGGGGAGCGAACTATCAGAAACGCCTGTGCCGAGCAATAATATGGCGTTGAAGAACGAAGAGATTGAAAAAGAGCATATACTGGAAGCACTCAGGCAGACCGGGAATAATAAAAGTAAAGCTGCACAACTACTGAATATTGATCGGAAAACACTTTATAATAAACTGAAATTGTATGGGATAGAACTTTAG
- a CDS encoding MATE family efflux transporter — MNLRTFYNTYKGHYKALFLLGLPIVIGQVGVIVLGFADTLMIGHHSTSELGAASFVNNVFNLVIIFSTGFSYGLTPVVGSFYGNRKFAPAGQALRCSLLANLLVGLLLTLIMGILYLNVEHLGQPAELMPLIKPYYIVLLISIVFVLLFNGFKQFTDGITDTKTAMWILLGGNVLNIVGNYILINGKLGCPELGLLGAGISTLFSRIVMVLVFALVFFGSRCFLRYKVGFFRLGWSRPMFMRLNALGWPVAFQMGMETASFSLSAVMIGWLGTIALASHQIMCAISQFTFMMFYGMGAAVAVRVSNFKGQEDMVNVRRSAYAGFQLIMAMALVLGGIVFLFRNYLGGWFTDNEEVSALVALLIIPMLVYQFGDGLQINFANALRGISDVKPMMLIAFIAYFIISLPVGYFCGFVLNWGAVGVWMAFPFGLTSAGVMLWLRFRYKTRTLHS; from the coding sequence ATGAATTTGAGAACCTTCTATAATACCTATAAAGGGCATTATAAAGCTTTGTTTCTTTTGGGACTTCCCATTGTTATCGGTCAGGTTGGAGTCATTGTTTTAGGATTTGCCGATACGTTGATGATCGGTCACCATAGTACCAGTGAATTGGGTGCGGCTTCTTTTGTGAACAATGTATTTAATTTGGTCATTATATTTAGCACAGGTTTTTCCTACGGACTGACTCCGGTGGTAGGGAGCTTTTATGGAAATCGTAAGTTCGCTCCTGCAGGTCAGGCCTTGCGGTGTAGTTTGCTGGCTAATTTATTGGTAGGGTTGCTGCTTACGCTGATAATGGGCATTCTCTATCTGAATGTTGAACACCTGGGTCAACCGGCAGAACTGATGCCTTTGATCAAACCTTATTATATCGTTTTACTTATTTCTATTGTTTTTGTTTTACTGTTTAATGGATTCAAGCAGTTCACTGATGGCATTACGGATACTAAGACTGCCATGTGGATATTGTTAGGGGGTAATGTGCTTAATATTGTTGGAAATTATATTCTGATAAACGGTAAGTTGGGGTGTCCCGAACTGGGGTTGTTAGGTGCAGGTATCAGTACCCTCTTTTCGCGCATTGTGATGGTATTGGTGTTTGCTCTTGTATTTTTCGGTAGCCGCTGTTTTCTTCGTTACAAAGTGGGCTTTTTCAGGTTGGGATGGTCTCGTCCGATGTTTATGCGTTTGAATGCACTTGGTTGGCCGGTGGCTTTTCAAATGGGCATGGAAACAGCTTCCTTCAGCTTAAGCGCGGTAATGATTGGCTGGTTGGGTACGATCGCGCTTGCTTCTCATCAAATCATGTGCGCTATTTCACAGTTCACGTTTATGATGTTTTACGGTATGGGTGCTGCGGTCGCTGTTCGGGTAAGTAATTTTAAAGGTCAGGAGGATATGGTAAATGTGCGCCGCTCTGCTTATGCCGGATTCCAACTTATCATGGCGATGGCGTTGGTATTAGGGGGCATCGTATTTCTGTTCCGTAATTACCTTGGCGGATGGTTCACTGATAACGAAGAAGTGTCTGCCTTGGTAGCCTTGCTGATCATTCCGATGTTGGTCTATCAATTTGGCGATGGACTTCAGATCAATTTTGCCAATGCTTTGCGAGGTATCTCTGATGTAAAGCCTATGATGCTGATTGCTTTTATTGCTTACTTCATTATTTCCCTGCCGGTGGGCTATTTCTGTGGTTTTGTTTTGAACTGGGGAGCTGTCGGGGTTTGGATGGCTTTTCCTTTCGGATTGACCAGTGCAGGCGTTATGTTGTGGTTGCGTTTCCGGTATAAAACCCGGACTTTGCACTCTTGA
- a CDS encoding M16 family metallopeptidase: MLKINRHILGNGLRLVHSQDNSTQMVALNILYNVGARDEHPEHTGFAHLFEHLMFGGSVNIPDYDAPLQLAGGENNAWTNNDITNYYLTVPRQNVEIGFWLESDRMLSLDFNERSLEVQRGVVMEEFKQRCLNQPYGDVGHLLRPLAYKVHPYQWPTIGKELSHIANATLEEVKEFFFRYYAPNNAVLAVTGNISFEETVMLTEKWFGAIPRRDVPVRQLPQEPLQTEGRRMTVERNVPLDSLFMAYHMCDRLHPDYYAFDILSDILSNGRSSRLNQHLVQDKQIFSSIDAYIAGSVDAGLFHIAGKPAAGVSLEEAENAVRRELEMLQREAVVEQELEKVKNKFESTQIFGNINYLNVATNLAWFELNGQAEDMEKEVEHYRSVTSDQLQSVAQKAFVEDNSVVLHYRAEN, translated from the coding sequence ATGTTGAAAATAAACAGGCATATACTCGGCAATGGACTAAGGTTGGTGCATTCGCAGGACAACAGTACACAAATGGTGGCATTGAATATATTATATAATGTAGGTGCCCGCGATGAACATCCGGAACATACAGGGTTTGCGCATCTTTTCGAGCATCTTATGTTTGGTGGCTCGGTCAATATTCCCGATTATGACGCACCTTTACAGTTGGCTGGCGGAGAGAATAATGCCTGGACAAATAACGATATCACTAATTATTACCTTACCGTGCCCCGTCAGAACGTGGAAATCGGTTTCTGGCTTGAGTCCGACCGTATGCTGAGCCTTGATTTCAACGAGCGAAGCCTGGAGGTACAGCGGGGGGTGGTCATGGAAGAGTTTAAACAGAGATGCCTCAATCAGCCTTATGGGGATGTGGGGCATCTCTTACGTCCTCTAGCCTATAAAGTGCATCCCTATCAATGGCCTACCATCGGTAAAGAATTGTCGCATATTGCCAATGCAACGCTGGAAGAGGTAAAAGAATTTTTCTTTCGTTATTATGCGCCTAATAATGCCGTACTTGCCGTAACGGGAAATATTTCGTTCGAAGAAACAGTGATGCTTACGGAGAAATGGTTCGGGGCGATTCCACGTCGCGACGTGCCTGTGCGCCAATTGCCGCAAGAGCCTTTGCAAACCGAAGGGCGGCGTATGACGGTTGAACGTAATGTCCCGCTTGATTCCCTCTTTATGGCATATCACATGTGCGACCGTTTGCATCCCGATTATTATGCCTTTGATATTCTTTCGGACATTTTGAGCAATGGTCGTTCCAGTCGGTTGAACCAGCACTTGGTGCAGGATAAGCAGATATTTTCAAGCATTGATGCTTATATTGCCGGTTCGGTGGATGCCGGGCTGTTTCATATTGCCGGCAAACCGGCAGCAGGCGTTTCCTTGGAAGAAGCAGAAAATGCAGTGCGTCGGGAATTGGAGATGCTGCAACGTGAGGCCGTTGTAGAACAAGAATTGGAGAAAGTAAAAAATAAATTTGAATCTACCCAGATATTCGGTAATATAAACTACCTGAATGTGGCCACCAATCTTGCTTGGTTCGAACTGAATGGGCAGGCGGAAGATATGGAAAAGGAAGTAGAGCATTACCGGTCTGTCACTTCAGACCAGTTGCAGTCAGTCGCTCAAAAAGCCTTTGTTGAAGATAATAGCGTGGTGTTGCATTACCGTGCAGAGAATTGA